In Phacochoerus africanus isolate WHEZ1 chromosome 1, ROS_Pafr_v1, whole genome shotgun sequence, the following are encoded in one genomic region:
- the LOC125131830 gene encoding AP-3 complex subunit sigma-1-like encodes MIKVMLIFNNQGRQQLPKFYQPYSRDTQQQIIRETFHLVSKRDENVCNFLEGGLLIGGSDNKLIYRHYATLYFVFHVDSSQTELGILDLIQVFVETLEKCFENICELDLIFHVDKLHNILADMVMGGKVLEANMDEIVTQIDAQNKLEKSGAGLAGAPACAVSAVKNMNLPETPRNINTADISIKVPNLSSFK; translated from the coding sequence ATGATCAAGGTGATGCTCATCTTTAATAACCAGGGGAGGCAGCAGCTCCCCAAGTTCTACCAGCCCTACAGCAGAGATACACAACAACAAATCATCAGGGAGACATTCCATTTGGTATCTAAGAGAGATGAGAATGTTTGTAATTTCCTAGAAGGGGGATTATTAATTGGAGGATCTGACAACAAACTGATTTATAGACATTATGCAACATTATATTTTGTCTTCCATGTGGACTCTTCCCAAACTGAACTTGGCATTTTAGATCTAATTCAAGTATTTGTGGAAACATTAGAGAAGTGTTTTGAAAACATCTGTGAATTGGATTTAATTTTCCACGTAGATAAGCTTCACAATATTCTTGCAGATATGGTGATGGGAGGAAAGGTATTGGAGGCCAATATGGATGAGATTGTTACCCAAAttgatgcacaaaataaactggaGAAATCTGGGGCTGGCTTAGCAGGAGCTCCAGCCTGTGCTGTATCAGCTGTAAAGAATATGAACCTTCCTGAGACCCCAAGAAATATTAACACTGCTGACATCAGTATAAAAGTGCCAAACCTGtcctcttttaaataa